The following proteins come from a genomic window of Alnus glutinosa chromosome 10, dhAlnGlut1.1, whole genome shotgun sequence:
- the LOC133880717 gene encoding rust resistance kinase Lr10-like: MQILHFDIKPHNILLDENFTPKVSDFGLAKLYPTNDSIVSLTAARGTLGYMTPELFYKNIGGVSYKANVYSFGMLLMEMAGRRKNVNAVAEHSSQLYFPTWVYDQLQNGNDVEILEEATEEEKTIGKKMIIVALWCIQMKPNDRPSMNKVVQMLKGEVECLQMPSKPFLSALDETVIGGGENSNQSNESSQSSQF, from the coding sequence ATGCAAATTTTACATTTTGATATCAAGCCTCACAACATTCTTCTTGATGAAAATTTTACTCCCAAAGTTTCTGACTTTGGACTAGCAAAGTTATATCCAACAAATGACAGCATTGTTTCTTTGACTGCTGCAAGAGGGACATTAGGATACATGACTCCTGAGTTGTTCTACAAAAATATTGGAGGCGTCTCATACAAAGCTAATGTTTATAGTTTTGGAATGTTATTGATGGAAATGGCCGGTAGAAGAAAGAACGTAAATGCAGTTGCAGAACACTCAAGCCAACTATACTTCCCTACTTGGGTTTATGACCAATTGCAAAATGGAAACGACGTAGAAATATTGGAAGAAGCCACAGAAGAGGAAAAGACAATAGGGAAGAAGATGATCATTGTTGCATTATGGTGTATACAGATGAAGCCTAATGATCGCCCTTCAATGAACAAAGTTGTTCAAATGCTTAAAGGAGAAGTTGAATGCTTACAAATGCCTTCCAAGCCTTTCCTTTCGGCACTAGACGAAACCGTAATAGGTGGTGGAGAGAATTCGAAtcaatcaaatgaatcaagtCAATCATCTCAATTTTAA
- the LOC133878812 gene encoding protein JINGUBANG-like, which produces MASSRDSPPNLSFAIRGTTTTQNKFSRSISTKEASFSNFPYTPPHLSGPAVLSESLHTSPLSSPLHSSHTPTKLTDVPSSAYRCVSSVLKKDGQILSIAVSNGFAYTGSDTNMVRIWRLPEFTECGQLKTKACMVVALQVSNERVYAAYGDAKIRVWRRTWDGAWKHIRLATIPTTGSFVRSYIAGKDKMMKHTGPITSLAVNVSDDVMYSASLDKTVKLWRISDLKCIGTINAHPEPINAIIVADDRVLFTASDDATVKVWRHNFHGGDQQPHSLTVTLPARCSPVKTLALTQDGGFLYGGCTDGYIHYWVKGWFSGQYQYGGALQGHTHAVMCLATVGDYVVSGSADLTSRVWVRAQDGHHTCLAILVGHRGPIRCVTAFQEVDTEDACTICTGSLDGVLKVWHVTCNNKSSHSSPQNEYFELKK; this is translated from the exons atggcatCATCACGAGACTCCCCTCCAAACCTGTCTTTTGCAATAAGAGGAACAACCACCACCCAAAACAAGTTCTCAAGAAGCATTTCCACCAAAGAAGCCTCCTTCTCAAACTTCCCCTACACCCCACCTCACCTAAGCGGCCCGGCAGTACTCTCCGAGAGCCTCCATACTTCACCACTTTCCTCCCCTCTCCACTCTTCTCACACGCCCACCAAGCTCACCGACGTCCCCTCCTCCGCTTACCGATGCGTCTCTTCGGTCCTTAAAAAGGACGGCCAGATCTTGTCCATTGCCGTGTCCAACGGCTTCGCCTACACTGGCTCCGATACCAACATGGTAAGGATTTGGAGACTCCCGGAGTTCACCGAGTGTGGGCAGCTCAAGACCAAGGCTTGCATGGTGGTTGCGCTACAGGTCTCCAATGAAAGAGTTTATGCAGCCTATGGTGATGCCAAGATTCGTGTGTGGCGCAGAACATGGGATGGCGCCTGGAAGCACATCCGATTGGCCACCATCCCCACCACCGGAAGTTTTGTCCGGAGCTACATTGCTGGGAAAGATAAAATG ATGAAGCATACAGGACCCATAACATCCCTAGCTGTCAATGTATCAGACGACGTAATGTATTCGGCTTCCCTGGATAAAACAGTGAAACTATGGCGAATTTCAGACCTCAAATGCATTGGAACCATCAACGCCCATCCGGAGCCAATCAATGCCATCATTGTGGCCGACGACAGGGTACTCTTCACTGCGTCCGATGACGCCACTGTGAAGGTGTGGCGCCACAACTTTCACGGAGGGGACCAGCAGCCGCATTCACTCACCGTGACCCTCCCGGCCAGGTGCTCGCCAGtaaaaaccctagccctaaccCAAGACGGCGGGTTCTTGTACGGTGGGTGCACAGATGGTTACATACACTATTGGGTCAAGGGCTGGTTCTCAGGGCAATACCAATACGGTGGTGCGCTCCAGGGTCACACCCACGCGGTAATGTGCCTAGCCACTGTGGGTGACTATGTTGTTAGTGGATCAGCTGACTTAACCAGTAGGGTTTGGGTTAGAGCACAAGATGGGCACCACACGTGTCTTGCAATCTTGGTGGGTCACAGAGGGCCGATTAGGTGTGTCACTGCATTTCAAGAAGTCGACACTGAGGATGCCTGCACAATTTGTACCGGAAGTCTTGATGGTGTCCTTAAGGTGTGGCACGTGACGTGCAACAACAAATCAAGCCACTCTTCCCCacaaaatgagtattttg